In bacterium, the genomic stretch AGGAAAAACTTCCCCTTTGCTAACATAATTGCCAACTTGCCAGCAAATGCTTCCTTTCTCTGACAATACTCTTGTTAGTTCTTTTATAATCTTTTCTTGAGTAGTAAGATAATTTTCGATAGAAGTTTTAGTTTCATACGATTTGCCTATATTATAGGGGGGCGAAGTTATTATTAAATCAAACTTTCCGCTTTCGTATGTTTTTAATACTGTTAACGAATCTCCATTTTTTATCGAATATTCAATATCTGGACTTATATAGTCGAATAATGGTTCTTTTACTTTCATTTGTTTCTTATATCCTTCGTTGTTTTGTTTCTTCTGTAATTTACTAATATTTTTTATCTATTATATTTTTACACATTGGGCACAACGGTGGCAGTAAGGGTAGTGCGGGATTTTGAAAGAGCAAACTTTCAAACTGCTAAAATATTTATTAAATGCTTTTACTCTTAATTTAATATTTTGCCCGCATTACCTTTACTGTGTGTTGTGGTGCGTAATTTGTTTATATTCATCCTTTTATATACTTTTTTTATTAGACAAAAGCTTAATTGCATATTCAAGCACTTTGTCTATTCCATTATCAATGTCTTTCTTATTATTTTTAACTAAATTATTTGGTTTAATTCCTATATCTTCCAAAAACATATCGCTACCATCACAAGTCTTTCTAACAGACATTCTATATTCCCAGCCATTCGGAAGTTTTCCAACATGTGTATCTGAAAAAATACCTGTTGTTGTATCTCCGATTAATGTAACATTCGGTAAAGTTTTCATCATTAATGCAAATAATTCTGCTGCACTTTGAGTGTTTTTATTTGTCAAAAGAGTAACTGGACGATTACTGTAATTTTCACCTGAACTGGGTTCAATAGTCCAGTTTTCAGGTTCTTGATATGAATAAATACTATCAGGGTTTCTTAATCTTGAAATAGCATATAAATGTTTTTTATCAGCAAATCGTTCTGCTAATTCTTTTACAGGAACAGAATACCCTCCAATGTTATCTCGAATATCAATAACAAATGCTTGAGCTGAACCATACTTTTCAAAGAAATCATTAATCGCTTTATGAACTTTTTCAGATTTATTGCTCATTTCTGTCATATGAAGATATGCAATTGTGTCTGAAAGCCAACCTGTTGTAAAAACTTTTCTTGTCCCAATTGGCGGTAAAAATGAATAAATTCGTAATGATTGTTCATATCCGGTTTTTAAATATTTTTTCTTAATCAGTCTTAAAGAAAAGTCATTTGTAGGAACTCTAAAATCAAAAGACAATAATTTAAAATAATTCAAAGAAGGTAAATTATATCCTGAAAAATATATCTCATTAAACCGGTAAATATAACTATGTTTATCATTCAGTTTATACAGGAGTTCTTGAAAAATTTTAAATAACTCATCGTCGGTTGTATTTTTATCGATTTTTTTTACATAATAACTATATAGTTTGTTCCAATCTATATTTTTAACTTTAAAGAGAGCATAATGTTTTTCAAATGTTTTAAAAAAATACTCAAAGTTTTCTTCTGGATTTCCTCTTTCTCTGTTTAAATAAAGACATGATCCAATGATCACAATCAAACATACAAGGACTATATATTTTAAATATTTTCTCATAATTTCACTCTCTTCTTATGCATCACAACGTCTGTATAAATACAATTGTTTTTATCCCCCCAACATGGCAGTATAAACTCAATTGTCTATATATTTTTTTTGATATACTTGGCTCTTTCCATAAAATAAAAAAGAAAATATTCAAAAGCATTATATTTTATCAAATAAAAACAGGGCTGTATCTAAAGTCAATTACTACTTTTCTCACCCGCAGTGTGAAAATCCGCAGAATCTGCACACAGAGCATCCTCCTTCAGTTTCCATAATATTCCCGCATTCAGGGCATTCCGGCCCTGTTAAGGCAGCTGTATTGTCAGATGCAGTTGCTTCCTTTAATTCGTGTATTTTTAGGGAAGCAGTCTTGAGAGCTGAGCTGTCCTCATCATTAAACTGTTCAAGAAGAATCTGAGCAATGCCGTCAGGAACTGATTTTATAAGATTCCCGTTGTTCCACACAGGCCTTGAACCGGTAATCCCGCGCAGTGTTTTACTGATTTCCTTGATGCTTACACCGTTCTGCAGAGCAATTGAAATAAGACGTCCTATAGCCTCGGCAAGAGCAGCAGTATCTCCTCCGTTTTTGCCTATGTTGGCAAAAACTTCAATCGGCTGGTCATTTTCATCAACATTTATTGTGACATACAGAGACCCCTGTCCGGTGTTAAGTTTTGTTGTAATTCCTCTTAATACACTGGGTCTGCCTTTTGTGATTATTGCGGCTGTACCGGAAGTTTTCTTTTTGTTAATCCCTCTGCTTAATACCTGCTCGGAACGGCTTCCGTCACGGTATATTGTGACACCCTTGCATTTAAGGTCATGAGCCATTTTGTAAACAGTTTCAACATCTTTTTCTGTTGCACTATTGGGGAAATTTACTGTTTTTGATACTGCGTTGTTTGTAAATTCCTGAAATGCAGCCTGCATGCGGATGTGCCATTCAGGTTCAATATCATGAGAAGTGACAAATATCTTTTTTATTGATTCAGGAATTTCATCTATTTTTTGAACTGAACCGTCATCGGCAATTTTGCGGACAAGATCTTCCGAATAAAGTTTTTCTTCTTTTAAGCGCTCAATAATCAGAGGATGAATTTCCGGAAGCTTATCATTATCCATAACATTTCGTGTAAATGATAATGCAAAAATTGGTTCTACACCGCTTGAGCAGCCGGATATAATACTGATTGTACCTGTGGGAGCAATTGTTGTACGGGTTGAGTTTCTTAAAGGCGGTTCGTTACGCTCACCGTAAATACTCTGCTGAAATGCAGGGAAAGATCCCCGCTGCAGAGCCAGTTCCTGTGATTTCCTCTTTGATGTGTCTTCAATGAAGCTCATAACTTGTTTTGCAACGTCAATTGCTTCTTCTGAATTATACGGAATGTCAAGATTCATCAGAAGGTCCGCAAACCCCATAACACCAAGCCCTATCTTGCGGGATTTTTTAGTCTGTTCTTCAATACTTTTAAGGGGGAATTTATTCATATCAATTACATTATCAAGAAAATGTGTCGCATTTCTTACAGTGTCTTCAAGTTTTTCAAAATTTATCTCTGCAATACCATCTTCCTTTTTAATCATTTTTGCGAGATTAATTGAGCCGAGGTTACATGATTCGTAAGGAAGAAGCGGCTGTTCTCCGCAGGGATTAGTTGATTCAATTGCACCTAATTTCGGAGTAGGATTGCCTCTGTTTATTTCATCAAGAAAGATTATGCCTGGTTCACCGTTTTTCCATGCTCTGGTAACGATCTCCCTGAAAACCTCTTTTGCATTGAGTTTTCCTGCATGTCTGCCGGAATGGGGATTTATGAGGTCGTAATCATCATCATTTTCAAGAGCATTCCAGAATGCATCGGTTACTGCAACTGAAATATTAAAGTTATTCAGTTTTTTGTCTTCTTCTTTTGATTTTATAAAATCTAAAATATCAGGATGGTCGACTCTGAGTATTGCCATGTTTGCACCGCGCCTGGTTCCGCCTTGTTTAACAGTTTCCGTTGCGATATCAAATACGTGCATAAATGAGATGGGGCCTGAAGCAATACCCAATGTTGATTTTACGATATCATTTTGGGGACGGACTTTTGAGAATGAAAATCCAGTTCCGCCGCCTGATTTGTGAATCATTGCAGTGTTTTTTATGGTTTCAAATATCGATTCCATGGAGTCCTCAACAGGCAGAACAAAGCATGCAGAAAGCTGGCCGAGTTCCCTGCCTGCATTCATCAGGGTAGGGGAGTTAGGCATGAATTCAAGCCGGGCCATCATGCTGTAAAATTTATTTTCTGTGGATTCCAGGTCAGATTCAGGGTCGTAAAATTTATCAGCTTTGGCAATGTAATGAGCAACGCGCCTGAAAAGTTCTTCAGGTGTCTCAATTACATTTCCATTCATGTCTTTTTTAAGATATCTTTTTTCCAGTACCTTTTGAGCATTGGCAGAGACCTCTGGTTTTACAGGAGGTGATAAATCCACAGGGTCATCCTCAATTTTGATTTTATTGTCTGGTGTCAATTTTTTATCCTGAGGCAATAAAATTGTTTCTCCTTCAATTATAATTGAATTCGATGAATTGTGGCCGTTGTCGTCGAAGTCGAACAGATTTTTATCTGTCCGGCTGTTTAAGTCAGTATCTTTAGACATAAAAGGTCTCTTTTTTTAAGAAGTTTATGGTATGATTAACGCTTATAACTTAAGAAGTGTAAATGAAAAAGTCAAGATTAAAATACTATATATTGTATTTTTTTATATTTTTTTTCAATAAATAGTACTATTTGCTTTTAAATGAACAAAATAGCTCTTGACATAAGGTTAAACAATCACTATATTTACAGGTCTTCTTCGGGGCGAGGTGGAATTCCTCACCGGTGGTTAAAGCCCACGTGCCTTCAGGGTATTCCTGTAAGGCTGAACCAGTGAAATTTTGGTGCCGACGGTAATAGTCCGGATGAAAGAGGCAGACACAAAAATTAAAATATTTTGCCTTATAAACCCCGAAAGAAAAATAATTCCGGGGTTTTTTTAATGAATGAAGAATTTTTTATGAGAAGAGCTATTGCGCTGGCAAAAAAAGGCAGAGGCAGTGTCTCTCCCAATCCCCTTGTAGGAGCTGTTATAGTAAAGAATGGTAGGGTAATTTCTGAAGATTATCACAGGCTTTACGGAGATTATCATGCTGAACGCAATGCAATATTGAAAGCTGAACCTGATGCTGTAAAAGGTTCGGTTCTCTACGTAAATCTCGAACCATGCAGCCATCTTGGTAAAACCCCTCCTTGTACTGATATAATAATTTCTTCCGGAATAAAAAAAGTAGTAATCGGACAGGTTGACCCTAATCCTCTTGTTAAAGGTAAAGGAATTAAAAAACTTCGTGATAACGGCATTGAAGTAGTGAAAGGTGTATGTGAGGATGAATCAAAGCGGTTAAATGAAGTTTTCAATAAATTTATTACAAAGCATGAACCGTTTGTAACCCTGAAGATTGCCCAGACAATTGACGGTAAAATTGCTACGCGAAACGGGCTTTCTAAGTGGATTACAGGCGATATCTCGCGCAGGAGAGTCCACCTTTTAAGGAATGAGTATGATGCTGTTTTAATTGGAGCCGGAACTGCTATATCTGATAATCCAAAACTTACAGTAAGGCATGTAAAAGGCAGAACAGGTGTGCGTATCGTACTTGATTCTGTTTTGCGTATACCTGTTGATTCTGAGATTGTTGCAACAGCAGCAGAATACAAGAGCATTATTGCTACTACTAAAAGGGCTGCGAAGGGAAGAATCGAGATGTTTAAAGAAAAAGGCTGCAGTGTATGGAAGGTGCCTCAGGATGAAGCAGGCAGGGTCAGTATCCATGCTGTTTTGAAAAGAGCTGCAAGAGAGAATATTTCTTCAATACTTGTTGAAGGAGGAGGGGAAGTTTTTACTGCATTTATACGAAACGGAATGGCAGACAGAATAGTAGTATTTGTGGCTCCGAAAATTTTTGGCAGCGGAACAGAAAGTATCGGAGATTTATCAATTTTATCACCTGACAAGGCAGTTATGTTTAAGGAATTTTCGTGGAAAAAATCCGGTGCGGATATGATGTTTGACGGGAGGTTTTGATGTTTACCGGTATTATCGAAGAGATTGGAATTGTCCGAAAAGTGATCCCCGGAACCAGGGGAATAAAAATTATAATAGAAGCAAAAAGAATTATGGAAGATTGCAAAATAGAGGATTCTATTGCTGTAAACGGGGTCTGCCTGACCGTAACAGATGTTACAAAGGTGTATTTTACTGTAAATGCTGTTTCTGAAACATTGGAGCGAAGCACTCTATCGGTAATTAAAGCGGGAGCTAGGGTAAATCTTGAAAGGGCGTTGACATTAAATAAAAGGCTTGGGGGGCATATTGTACAGGGACATGTGGATTTAACCGGCAGAATTATCAATATTAAAAGTGACGGAGAATCCAGAATTGTGGAAATATCAAATCCTGATTTATCAAAAGAAAAATATATTGTTGAAAAAGGCTCTGTAACCCTTAACGGTGTAAGCTTGACAATTGCTGGAACGGGAAGAGGAAGTTTTAAAGTTGCAGTTATTCCCTACACATGGGATAATACGGTTTTCCGTTATGCAAAACAGGGCGACAGAATAAATATTGAGTTTGATATTATTGCTAAATATGTTGAGAAAATGGTATCAATAAATCCTGAGAAGGAAAGCAGTTTAACACTGGATAAACTGCGTTCTTTGGGTTTTTAATTTCATTTAAATTATTTATACTGTAAGAGAGGTTGATTAAACTATGTCAGTACTTGATTCTATTGAAGACGCTATTGAAGATATTAAAAATGGCAAAGTAATCATTGTTGTTGACGATGAAGACCGTGAGAATGAAGGTGATTTTGTTGCAGCAGCCGAATATGCAACAGCAGACACGATAAATTTTATGGCAAAATACGGTAGAGGGCTTATCTGTATTGCAATGAGAGAAGAGAGATTAAATCAACTCGGCATTGAAGAAATGGTAAGGCATAATACTTCTCTGCTCGGAACATCTTTTACCGTGTCTGTAGATGCTGCACATGGAATAACAACAGGTATAAGCGCTCATGACAGAGCAGAAACCGTTAGAGTATTAATTGATCCCAAATCACGGCCTGATGATCTTGCAAGGCCGGGCCATATTTTTCCTCTGAAAGCTGAAAAAGGGGGAGTTTTAAGC encodes the following:
- a CDS encoding S41 family peptidase; the protein is MRKYLKYIVLVCLIVIIGSCLYLNRERGNPEENFEYFFKTFEKHYALFKVKNIDWNKLYSYYVKKIDKNTTDDELFKIFQELLYKLNDKHSYIYRFNEIYFSGYNLPSLNYFKLLSFDFRVPTNDFSLRLIKKKYLKTGYEQSLRIYSFLPPIGTRKVFTTGWLSDTIAYLHMTEMSNKSEKVHKAINDFFEKYGSAQAFVIDIRDNIGGYSVPVKELAERFADKKHLYAISRLRNPDSIYSYQEPENWTIEPSSGENYSNRPVTLLTNKNTQSAAELFALMMKTLPNVTLIGDTTTGIFSDTHVGKLPNGWEYRMSVRKTCDGSDMFLEDIGIKPNNLVKNNKKDIDNGIDKVLEYAIKLLSNKKSI
- a CDS encoding vitamin B12-dependent ribonucleotide reductase; translation: MSKDTDLNSRTDKNLFDFDDNGHNSSNSIIIEGETILLPQDKKLTPDNKIKIEDDPVDLSPPVKPEVSANAQKVLEKRYLKKDMNGNVIETPEELFRRVAHYIAKADKFYDPESDLESTENKFYSMMARLEFMPNSPTLMNAGRELGQLSACFVLPVEDSMESIFETIKNTAMIHKSGGGTGFSFSKVRPQNDIVKSTLGIASGPISFMHVFDIATETVKQGGTRRGANMAILRVDHPDILDFIKSKEEDKKLNNFNISVAVTDAFWNALENDDDYDLINPHSGRHAGKLNAKEVFREIVTRAWKNGEPGIIFLDEINRGNPTPKLGAIESTNPCGEQPLLPYESCNLGSINLAKMIKKEDGIAEINFEKLEDTVRNATHFLDNVIDMNKFPLKSIEEQTKKSRKIGLGVMGFADLLMNLDIPYNSEEAIDVAKQVMSFIEDTSKRKSQELALQRGSFPAFQQSIYGERNEPPLRNSTRTTIAPTGTISIISGCSSGVEPIFALSFTRNVMDNDKLPEIHPLIIERLKEEKLYSEDLVRKIADDGSVQKIDEIPESIKKIFVTSHDIEPEWHIRMQAAFQEFTNNAVSKTVNFPNSATEKDVETVYKMAHDLKCKGVTIYRDGSRSEQVLSRGINKKKTSGTAAIITKGRPSVLRGITTKLNTGQGSLYVTINVDENDQPIEVFANIGKNGGDTAALAEAIGRLISIALQNGVSIKEISKTLRGITGSRPVWNNGNLIKSVPDGIAQILLEQFNDEDSSALKTASLKIHELKEATASDNTAALTGPECPECGNIMETEGGCSVCRFCGFSHCG
- the ribD gene encoding bifunctional diaminohydroxyphosphoribosylaminopyrimidine deaminase/5-amino-6-(5-phosphoribosylamino)uracil reductase RibD; protein product: MNEEFFMRRAIALAKKGRGSVSPNPLVGAVIVKNGRVISEDYHRLYGDYHAERNAILKAEPDAVKGSVLYVNLEPCSHLGKTPPCTDIIISSGIKKVVIGQVDPNPLVKGKGIKKLRDNGIEVVKGVCEDESKRLNEVFNKFITKHEPFVTLKIAQTIDGKIATRNGLSKWITGDISRRRVHLLRNEYDAVLIGAGTAISDNPKLTVRHVKGRTGVRIVLDSVLRIPVDSEIVATAAEYKSIIATTKRAAKGRIEMFKEKGCSVWKVPQDEAGRVSIHAVLKRAARENISSILVEGGGEVFTAFIRNGMADRIVVFVAPKIFGSGTESIGDLSILSPDKAVMFKEFSWKKSGADMMFDGRF
- a CDS encoding riboflavin synthase yields the protein MFTGIIEEIGIVRKVIPGTRGIKIIIEAKRIMEDCKIEDSIAVNGVCLTVTDVTKVYFTVNAVSETLERSTLSVIKAGARVNLERALTLNKRLGGHIVQGHVDLTGRIINIKSDGESRIVEISNPDLSKEKYIVEKGSVTLNGVSLTIAGTGRGSFKVAVIPYTWDNTVFRYAKQGDRINIEFDIIAKYVEKMVSINPEKESSLTLDKLRSLGF